The nucleotide window aaataccaccaacacatcagcttcaacacgcAAAGGGCCCGGGTTTTGGATCAtggctattctcctttccgggatgactacaaatccctcccccgcccaccatttggcaaatcagatcACTGATCTGTTCTGCTTCTGCCTGCTTATGaggacatcgaggtttacgctgatagcgtaacgtgtttcatcaggaagtgcatagagggcgctgttccgaccaaaacaatacggatctaccccaaccagaaaccatgggttaacggtgatgttcgcgcggcacttaatgcgcggacctccgcttttaattctgggaatgcggaggagcataaacaagccagttatgccctccgtaacactatcagggcagtcaaacgccagtacagggacaaaattaagggacagttcaacaccaccgactctagaagtatgtggcagggaattaacatcatcacagactacaaagggaataaaaactccaccgtgaacaccgctgcctctctcccggatgagcttaatacattttatgctcgttttgaggaaaataacaccaccctcgtggagagagccctcgcggccgacgctacagaggatggttcactctctgtctctgttgcggatgtaacccaatCCTTCTGActggtgaacatccgtaaagccatgggtccagacggcattccgggccacgtcatcagagcgtgcgcgaaccaactggctggtgtttttatggacattttcaacctgtccctctccctgtctgtagtccccacatgcttcataatgtccaccattgtgcctatagaaaagcaatcaaaaatcacttgtttaaatgactgacatcatgttgctctgacccccatcatcagcaaatgctatgagaggctaatcagagatcacatcttctctgtgctgcccacctctctggacccattgcagtttacctaccgcaacaaccgctccactgatgatgccattgcatttacaatacacactgctctctcccatctggaaataaggaacacatatgtgagaatgctgtttgtagactacagctcagcattcaacaccatagtgccctccaagcttgatgagaaactccgggctctgggcttaaacagctcgctgtgcagctggatcctggatttcctgtcaggcagacatcagttGGTTAgtatgggcagcaacatctcatcactgaccctcaacactggagccccgtagggctgtgttctcagcccactcctgcaTTCCCTATACACACGTGACTGTAGCAACACATAGCTCTAATGCCATCAtaaagtttgctgacgatatgacggtggtaggtctgatcactgacaatgataaaacagcctacagagaggaggtgcacactctgacatgctggtgtcaggagcacaacctctccctcaacgtcagtaagaccaaggagcttgtagtggacttcaggaagaaagccagagaacacagccccatcaccatcaatggagcaccggtggagagagtcagcagcttcaagttcctctgtgtccacatcactgaggaactcacatggtccgtccacactgaggccattgtgaagaatgctcaccagcgcctcttcttcctgagacggctgaggaagtttggaatgaaccaccacatcacacggttctacaccagcactgtagagagcatcctgactggctgcatcaccgcctagtatggcaatagcactgcccacaaccgcaaagacctgcaaagggtggtgcgaactgccagaaacatcatcggaggtgagcttccctccctccaggacatctataacaggcggtgtgtgaaaaaagctcagaggatcaccagacactccagccacccgagtcatgggctgctctcactgctaccatcagccAGGcgatatcgcagcatcaggacccgcaccagccgatcacatgacagtttcttcccccaagaaatcagacttctgaacacttgatctctcatgatcaatacaccagcactgcactttattaatctattatctctggactgtcataattatattctcaaCAATATaactacagcatatatatatatatataagtttatatatatatatatatatatatatatatatatatatatatatatatatatatatatatatatatatatacttttattttgtattttttttgtatatgcactctatattgtgtgtattgtttactgtacattgtatattatattgtgttgtgtaagtatgtgtacatttgatatgtaaattgagttgtgtaaatatgttgtttattgtaattggtacatgtctcgtcactgtcatgactactatgttgctcggaactgcacacaagtctttcacctactgttgcacttgtgtatatggtcgtgtgacaataaagtgatttgctTTGATATGACtgaccattgggagaaccgagcgggccggtgtgtTGGCCGCGAAACGTGTGGAatcggccgcgataagcaaaaattagcaactgcgttatgcagaatgcggaccacaaaacggcgctgcgataAAATAATGACAGCAACAGTTCGAGACGATAGTATTAAGGTTAACCACAAAAAGAAATTGAGGTAGGTTAACGTCTTGGTGGTAAtgtttggttgttgttgttgtggaataattaatgattctcaacaacttctctggtgatgtaatgtggaataatgaaggcctctttaaaacttcttttgttgggtagctgcagctgctccctgttctaaagatgttctaagaAATCTGTATTTTCACTCTACTTTCACGTTTCACACGTAgatcaaacatgtatgtcacccccatataaggtaaagaactatttcattggtgagggtccagtggaatgtggtttttctggaccatataactgaatgctgaacaataaacgttgaagagggatttgataccattgagtgtctgtgtcatttctttcttccctcagctgagccgtatcgagacggggattgcagatcaacaaaataaatgaaatacattggatgacaaaattatctaacagttgtttttttttttttttaaagttatattaAGACAACTAGTGACAACTATATTAGACAACGTAATACACTATATTAGGACAAGGCTGTGGCATTATATTATGTAGGCTGTGTTTTATAGCTAAAGCTTTCATTAAGCTAATAGGCTAGCAAATTGTTGTGAAATAGCTGAAAATGAGCGGCAAAGGTAACGTAAGATTGAGTATAGACCAATGACTTATTTGGCGTGGTGACAATGCTGTGTTTATTTGTCCTTCACATTACCATCCAAAATGAATATGATTTTGCATCAAAATGAATTTGAATATGATATAAATTGCCTACAAAAATATACCTCAAAAAGTTGTCTGCAGTAATATGCCTGCATAACCAGCATAACGTACCACCTAGTTTTGATTGTCCAGTTTTATTTTTTGGATACTCAGGGTTTGTGTTcaattaaaatcattgcaatgatTTACTTATAGTGCAGCACTTGGATTCACCTGTCTAAATGTGACAAAGATATTACTAAAATgacaacagttttcattgactaaatctAGACTAAAATACTGAGGGTTTTCTTTGACTAAGATAAGACTAAAATGCTCAGACTTTGCTAAAacttgactaaaaaaaaaaactgaataagcTTGACTAAATGTGATAAAAAACTaacaaggacatttgacacaggacaaagactaaataaaaaaaatttgttaataGTTAACACtaataggaactgaggttgaaatatcaaaattccccccaacatacacacctttggcaaaagttatgccattggcattaacaccaAAATGAtcggggaaaaaaaaaactcaaatgaaaaagacaaaaatgtcccgaaggtcacatAAGGGTTAAAAAGTATTATTGATGGtgcccctatgcattgcatacgATGCATAACACATTTTTGCCATCTATCTATCAATgtcattactttttcaaatatatatttttttaaaactctATGTATATAAAAACCTAATGTAAAGAATGCGTCATCTGATTGAAGTCTGTACTAAATGCACACTTTTACCACTCATGCACCCTCATGGACTTGCTGACTAGCGCCCCATCGGTCTGCACTCGCTTACGTTACCAAAGTCTGCACTCAGAGAGGACTGCTCTTTCTAGCAAGTCTGGCGCCCATTTTTGGAACGCCCgtgggaagctatttccagtcatgaaagtgcagctcctatctacttgaatggggaaagattgaaatctccaaaacggttggccaagattacgatcaaagaacatatttcaaattagcagtaaaatatgacaacactAGTATAATAAATTGTGCCTCTTTACATCGGAAAACGTAAATTTCCCGTATTATGGAGTTGATTGACAggggatgtctgtatctaaaaggtgattagctCTTTTAGGCGGGACATCCTTTCTGCATCCGTTGGCAGTTGGGTTTTccgatttctcccattaattttaatacatgTGGACTATCTGCTAAATGGTCTCTGGAAATTCCCACACTGTTGCGCGCtattgaccagtaggtggcagtaatgcGCCTCTCGAGGCTTAATCAGCCTCAAACCGAGCAGAAGGAAGTGACATTTTCCAGTGTCCTTGTGCTGGTGTAGCTTCTTGAGCATTGTGATCTGAAGGAGAAATTATCACAATGTTTAGACACTTAAGGGTGagattttagcatttatttttgttctcATAACACTTATTTAGAGGAAGTTGAATGTGTTTTCATAGTGCGGCTTGATAATTTCTGTTCAAAGCAGAGAAACACAGTTAGCCTATGAGCAGCTGCTCTGATGACCTCCTCAACACAGAAGTTGTTTATTAGTTTTAACTattaaaacacacaaatatatatatttttttattattgctgtgATATGCGAGTTGATGCAATTATTGAGCTAAAGAGGTACTGGTGAAACTAAAGTACGTTTATTTGAGAGCTCGACAGTGCGATGATGTTTACCATCGTTACTATATTGTCGTTATTATTATAGATGAATGTCTATTGGGTTTATGTTTATGTcagataataatacattttatgccaGAGGTGTCATTCTGACCCAGATAAAGGTTCTAGCATTAAACATTCTTTGGgatgtgtttgtttttcaattctcaaaagtgaaataaaaaattatcctttcattatttattcaaattgtgttttttgttatttttaagctTCTTTAGGAGATtaaacccttgtgcatcaatttaaaaaaagttactcagaggtccttggaggacaaaaatgtctgtgtcaaaaaactgccataataatattacatatgaagagtattttccactttcaatgtgTTAAAGTTTTCAAACtaacaaatattcattaattttcaggattttaaccctttaaatgctagTTTGTTTACATATTGCCACTgttagttttacacacacacactaaaaaaacataccaacacacccacacaattttagttgcatcatttattcagttggcctGTAGTGcattataatacagcaaacagaaaatatgaaaaaacatgtatttgctccataggctaaacatgagaaaaatggtgccatctgatggaaaatataaaaaatgtaaattttgaagtcagggctctggaatgaaagcataatatcatagaattcagaattttattctttaaaggcactgggatcaaatattgccgttttaatggggatatttttgtcctgaagttccagattgtaactattttgtgtacacagtgtattatagatgtattattgaaactgaggttgaaattatagatgtattattgaAACTGAGGTtgtttttatataggtattttatttttgtttttatgtaggtattttatttcgttgtgttgtctcatgtggtcctgtgttggtccttagttgtttttatgtagcaccatggtcctggaggaacgttgtctcgttttgctgtgtactgtactaactgtatatggttgaaacgacaataaaaaccacttgacttgacacttgacttgaaatatcaaaattcccccaaaatacacacctttggcaaaatttatgccattggcattaacactgACGCTTGTGATCATGAAATCATTAAAACGGTTACCATTTTGTCTTGTAGACCCTGCACCAGGTTACCAGACGGACCATAACCAGTAGTACACCCAGACAGCTGGAGAATAAAGTCCCGGCAAAGCAGAAGCTTTATCAGGTCAGTCCTCTAGACCAGTTCTGATCTAATGTAATTAGATATTGAGTCAAATTAATTCCTTTGATCATTAATGGCCTAAATCCGAAGTTCACTTTGCCATATTCTGCTatcattttgttctttttggCACTTGCTAATGGTACTGCTAATGTACAGTTAATGTTAAAGATTGCAATTTGTTCCCAGGTTCTGGACTGGTATTGTGGATGAACAGATAAGTACGAAATGATACGCTATTAGGTTTCACTTGAATAATAGGCTGTAATTACTAATCATTGCATGTGTTGTAATGCTCATATAGAAAAAGCATCAAAATAAACATCTAGTGCAAAGCTTCACTTATTTTGTAACTGCGTTAGCACTAGCTTTGATGATGGTATATTCAGCTTAAGGCAGTCTGGAGCCAAATTAAGGGTGGCTGTTTTGATAATTTTCTGTATTAtcattagggatgtcccgataccatttttcATACTCACTgacacctgttttttttttttgttgtttctgaattccatatcagcagtttatttcaattttttcatcaaaatggtgtctaattcgattaattaattttatttatgaattcattcaaactttaattaaataaaaatagatcaATTAAAGGAGTCATGTCatgctttttaatttaattatttttcttgatGAATGCTTATAATGTCAGTTAAGGCTGTTGCACAAAAACAGTCATTAGTACTAAATTACCTTTTTCAAACTGTCTCTGGgcctctgtctgaaatgcaaaaaaaatcagtaaatagttttattaaatatCCATGTGATAGCAGTGGgcaataagcaaaaaaaaaaaaaaaaaaatatatatatatatatatatatatatatatatatatatatatatataccgataTTATTAAAAGTTTTGGTTGATAAAGATATACATGAAGATATAGGCATATAGCCTACATTTACATGAAAAGTGAGTCAAAAACTTGTGAAAAATTAATacaagtttctttttttattatttagcttGGCTAGCTTAGCGAGTACTGACGCTAACTACACCCCtgaagtcgtgagtttgaatccagggtgtgctgagtgactccaaccaggtctcctaagcaacccaattggcccggttgctaaggagagtagagtcacatggggtagccgcctcgtggtcgtgattaagtggttctcgcgcCTTTGCAGTTCAATAATCACACAAGGACATAACATGATATTAATTTCATGCGCTAAATTTCATAATTTGCATTTTTACGTAAGAGAGTTTTTATCGAGTACAAATACATAAGGACGGTATCAGACCCGATACCAGTATctgtattgggacatccctaattatcacaatatcatgaaatatttttcttttctttttttttttacccatagtACTACAGACTTTACATTTAAGTCTTATGTAACAGACTATAAAACCAATTagacttttaattaaaataatttgtcccTGCACTGCATCTCAATGATTTTCCAAAAAATGAGTTGTATAATCTAGTACTGAATCAGATCTATGGCAGTTTAGGGGTTTTCTGACTTTCTTAAAGTTGCAAATACAGAAGATTTTTTTCTTCCTTCgtccttattcatgaaacatgatcAGAACTAATTTGTGTAAGTTCAGTGCAACAAtcgaattatgaattatttacaCATTCATTCTGCTCGTATTTCAAGAATGAGGCCCTCCCGCTTactcatgttcacacacacaagtgcttgGTGGAAATTTACACTTGTGGCCCTCATAAAGCAAGTGCTGAGGTATCAAACACTGATATgctgtttcattttgttttccagGAAGACAACGGTATGCCAGTTCATTTGAAGGGAGGCGCTAGAGATGCTCTCTTGTATAGGGCAACAATGGCCCTTACTGTCTTTGGTAAGCTTATACATTTGGATTGCCACTTTGGCAgtcttttatttagtttttcttgGTTAACTTAAATACTCTTACATTGCTTCAATATTGCTTTGTTACCACCATCTTTTGTAAATATCACAGTTTTCTATATTCTGTTTCTGGCTcattgaccacgtttacatgcacttaagaaagcgGTTTATTTCAGGGTTTTTGCTGAAAGTGgccattctgaaacatcatgtaaacaagaGCGCCCATTTCTTTATggtgtttaagggattaagagaaagcggtttaacacacttAAGTTTCTCCTGGAGAAAGCTacttatgtggtcatgtaaacacatatgcTGCGTTCCAACAGATgcgcatgtgcgtgaacagactggataacaaacgtcataggatggaacCCAACAAaaagtcaacaaaacatttctgagagtacagtgggaaaagaacatacattataaactatacccatttataaacacaACTGTAAAATATCAACAGTCCCtcatgtttgc belongs to Xyrauchen texanus isolate HMW12.3.18 chromosome 16, RBS_HiC_50CHRs, whole genome shotgun sequence and includes:
- the LOC127656899 gene encoding cytochrome c oxidase subunit 7A2, mitochondrial, with translation MFRHLRTLHQVTRRTITSSTPRQLENKVPAKQKLYQEDNGMPVHLKGGARDALLYRATMALTVFGCGYVVYTLINAAMPKKKE